One Suricata suricatta isolate VVHF042 chromosome X, meerkat_22Aug2017_6uvM2_HiC, whole genome shotgun sequence genomic region harbors:
- the GNL3L gene encoding guanine nucleotide-binding protein-like 3-like protein, with the protein MMKHRHKNKKPGKGSKGCKKPTKQNGKKAASRVASAPQFVHSNNHASREAEFKKKRVEEMREKQQAAREQERHRRRTIESYCQDALQRQEEFEHKEEVLQVLNMFPQLDDEATRKAYYKEFRKVVEYSDVILEVLDARDPLGCRCFQMEEAVLQAEGNKKLVLVLNKIDLVPKEVVEKWLDYFQNELPTVAFKASTQHQVKNLNRCTVPVDQASESLLKSKACFGAENLMRVLGNYCRLGEVRTHIRVGVVGLPNVGKSSLINSLKRSRACSVGAVPGVTKFMQEVYLDKFIRLLDAPGIVPGPKSEVGTILRNCIHVQKLADPVTPVETILQRCNLEEISNYYGISGFQTTEHFLTAVAHRLGKKKKGGVYSKEQAAKAVLADWVSGKISFYTLPPATHSLPAHLSAEIIKEMTEVFDIEDTEQANEDTMECLATGESDELLGDMDPLEMEIKWLHSPMMKIADAIENKTTVYKIGDFTGYCTNPNHHKMGWAKRNMDYYPWNNSTVDIYPVDRRPVLQRIMETDPLQQGQALASALKNKKKMQKRTDKLASKLSDSMMSVLDLSGNADDSAGD; encoded by the exons ATGATGAAACATAGACACA aaaataaaaaaccaggtAAAGGTTCCAAAGGCTGCAAGAAG CCTACaaagcagaatggaaagaaagcagCTTCCAGAGTGGCCTCTGCTCCCCAGTTTGTTCACTCCAATAATCATGCCAGTCGGGAGGCTGAATTTAAGAAGAAGAGG GTTGAGGAGATGAGGGAGAAGCAGCAGGCTGCGCgggagcaagagagacacagacgTAGGACCATTGAGAGCTACTGTCAAGATGCCCTGCAACGCCAGGAGGAGTTTGAGCACAAG gaggAAGTTTTGCAGGTATTAAATATGTTTCCTCAGTTGGATGATGAGGCTACAAGGAAGGCTTATTACAAGGAGTTCCGTAAG GTGGTGGAATACTCTGATGTGATTCTGGAAGTCCTGGATGCCAGGGACCCATTGGGCTGTCGCTGCTTCCAAATGGAGGAGGCTGTTCTGCAGGCAGAAGGCAACAAGAAGCTGGTCCTGGTCTTGAACAAGATTG ACCTGGTCCCCAAAGAGGTTGTGGAGAAGTGGCTTGATTACTTTCAGAATGAGCTGCCAACAGTGGCTTTCAAGGCCAGCACACAGCATCAGGTCAAAAACCTG AATCGTTGTACTGTGCCAGTGGATCAGGCCTCTGAGTCACTGCTGAAaagcaaagcctgctttggagctgAAAACCTCATGAGGGTTTTGGGGAACTATTGCCGTCTTGGTGAAGTGCGCACCCATATTCGTGTGGGTGTTGTGG GCCTTCCCAATGTCGGGAAGAGCAGCCTGATCAACAGCCTGAAGCGCAGCCGTGCATGCAGTGTGGGAGCCGTTCCTGGGGTCACCAA GTTCATGCAGGAAGTCTATCTGGACAAGTTCATCAGGCTGCTGGATGCCCCTGGCATTGTCCCAGGACCAAAGTCAGAGGTGGGCACCATCCTGCGCAACTGCATCCATGTGCAGAAGTTGGCAGACCCTGTGACCCCAGTAGAGACCATCCTGCAGCGCTGTAACCTGGAGGAG ATTTCCAACTATTATGGCATCTCTGGGTTCCAGACCACTGAGCACTTTCTGACTGCAGTGGCTCACCGcttggggaagaagaagaagggaggtgTATACAGTAAGGAGCAGGCAGCCAAAGCTGTTTTGGCTGACTGGGTGAG CGGGAAGATCAGCTTCTATACACTTCCACCTGCCACCCACAGTTTGCCTGCTCATCTTAGTGCTGAGATCATTAAGGAGATGACTGAAGTCTTTGACATTGAGGATACAGAGCAGGCCAATGAAGATACCATGGAAT GTTTGGCCACTGGAGAATCAGATGAACTCTTGGGTGACATGGACCCGCTTGAAATGGAGATTAAGTGGCTCCATTCTCCGATGATGAAAATAGCAGACGCCATCGAAAATAAAACCACCGTGTATAAG attgGAGATTTTACTGGGTATTGCACCAATCCAAACCATCATAAGATGGGGTGGGCTAAACGCAACATGGACTACTACCCCTGGAATAATAGTACCGTGGACATCTACCCTGTGGACCGCCGTCCGGTGCTGCAAAGGATCATGGAGACAGACCCCCTGCAGCAGGGCCAGGCTCTGGCGTCTGCCCTGAAGAATAAGAAGAAGATGCAGAAGCGTACCG ATAAACTCGCCAGCAAGTTATCTGATTCCATGATGTCTGTCCTCGACCTCTCTGGCAACGCTGATGACAGTGCTGGTGACTGA